Proteins encoded by one window of Emticicia oligotrophica DSM 17448:
- a CDS encoding ArnT family glycosyltransferase, which produces MLKQTTKLPYIILLGLIFYFPFLGGVHLFDWDEINFAESAREMILTGNYSRVQIDFKPFWEKPPLFFWMQTIAMHIFGVNEFAARFPNACIGVITLITLFIIGKKLKDSTFGFIWSLMYLGAFTPHLYFKSGIIDPTFNLCIFLGIYFFFTAKIEPIQYLKSIIFSGFFIGLAILTKGPVAGLIWGLTIFFYGLNIRFKNYIKWKEMVIFGISCLLITSIWFANELFNNGPWFFKEFITYQIRLFSTPDAGHGQPFYYHFVVVLIGCFPISIFAIRAFTYNHAKIDSTFNELTAFVPWMKTTFWVVMILFSIVTTKIVHYSSMAYFPVSFLAAKFIYDWLNERATWNKWVSFGLISIGGILSLILAAVPLVGMNTRAIIPYIKDPFAVKNLEAVVEWHTYEIFIGILYFAVILYAVLVLRHKRKEVFIYTLSLSTAICLFLFGAMVVPKIERYTQGAAIDFYESKRGQEVYVHVLGFKSYAHLFYFQKPVSDVSAKLGEKYEDWLLNGKVDKPVFFVTKFDRYDEYRNHPNLELIKEQNGFVFLKRKNL; this is translated from the coding sequence ATGCTTAAACAAACAACGAAACTACCGTACATCATCTTATTAGGATTAATATTTTATTTTCCATTTCTAGGGGGTGTCCATCTTTTCGATTGGGATGAAATAAACTTTGCCGAGTCGGCCCGAGAAATGATTCTTACCGGTAATTATAGTCGTGTACAAATTGATTTTAAGCCTTTCTGGGAAAAACCTCCACTTTTCTTTTGGATGCAGACCATTGCTATGCATATTTTCGGAGTGAATGAGTTTGCAGCACGCTTCCCAAATGCCTGTATTGGAGTTATCACTCTAATTACATTGTTTATAATTGGGAAAAAACTTAAAGATAGCACCTTTGGTTTTATTTGGTCGCTGATGTATTTGGGTGCATTCACACCTCATTTGTACTTCAAATCTGGTATTATTGACCCAACATTTAACTTGTGTATCTTTTTAGGCATCTATTTCTTTTTTACAGCAAAAATTGAGCCAATTCAATATTTAAAAAGCATCATATTTTCTGGATTTTTCATTGGGCTTGCAATCTTGACTAAAGGACCCGTTGCTGGCCTCATTTGGGGTTTAACTATATTTTTCTATGGTCTCAATATAAGATTTAAAAATTATATCAAATGGAAAGAAATGGTAATTTTTGGAATAAGCTGCCTACTAATAACCTCTATTTGGTTCGCAAATGAGCTTTTCAACAATGGCCCTTGGTTTTTCAAAGAATTCATCACTTATCAGATAAGACTTTTCAGTACGCCTGATGCTGGTCATGGTCAGCCATTTTATTATCATTTCGTTGTAGTGCTGATTGGTTGTTTTCCAATTTCGATTTTTGCCATTCGTGCTTTTACATATAATCATGCAAAGATTGATAGTACTTTTAATGAACTAACAGCTTTTGTACCGTGGATGAAAACTACTTTTTGGGTAGTAATGATTCTTTTTAGTATCGTCACGACTAAGATTGTGCATTATTCTTCGATGGCTTATTTCCCGGTTTCGTTTTTAGCCGCCAAATTTATCTACGATTGGCTCAATGAGCGTGCCACTTGGAATAAATGGGTTAGTTTTGGCTTAATTAGCATTGGAGGTATTTTATCATTAATCTTGGCCGCAGTTCCACTAGTGGGCATGAATACCAGGGCCATTATTCCGTATATCAAAGACCCTTTTGCTGTAAAAAACCTCGAAGCGGTAGTAGAATGGCATACTTACGAAATATTTATTGGAATACTTTATTTTGCCGTAATTCTTTATGCAGTTTTGGTATTAAGACACAAACGAAAAGAAGTGTTTATTTATACACTCTCCTTATCTACGGCCATTTGTTTGTTTTTATTTGGAGCAATGGTGGTTCCAAAAATCGAGCGTTATACACAAGGAGCAGCCATTGATTTTTATGAGTCGAAACGTGGGCAAGAAGTTTACGTTCACGTATTAGGTTTTAAGAGTTACGCTCATTTATTTTATTTCCAGAAACCAGTTTCTGATGTTTCGGCAAAACTTGGAGAAAAATACGAAGATTGGCTATTGAATGGAAAAGTTGATAAACCTGTTTTCTTCGTAACGAAATTCGACCGATACGATGAATACCGAAATCACCCAAACCTTGAGCTTATCAAAGAGCAAAATGGATTTGTGTTTTTGAAGCGTAAAAACCTTTAA
- a CDS encoding serine hydrolase domain-containing protein, producing the protein MKTSRRDFIKTTGLGSIGLSILPNFYSFAETPQSLARKSPESQGISSEGIRNFLKAIKDSGLEWHSFMLLRHGNVVAEGWWKPFSAANKHTLYSLSKSFTSTAIGFLVTEGKISVNDQVIKFFPEETPASPSENLKAMKIKHLLTMNTGHHTDSMPDIRAKPDQSWVKSFLEKPVEHEPSTFFMYNTGATYMLGAILHKVTGQILEEYLQPRLFAPLNIKGYDWEKSPQGLNTAGYGLRVSTEDIAKFGQLYLQKGKWQGKQLLPESWINEATSKQTTSQAGDNDWSQGYGYQFWRCKPGFYRGDGAYGQFCMVMPEQDAVLVMTSESWNLQKSMDTAYQTILPAIKNTTLPENPSELSALKTELAELSLSVPKGSTKSSLMSKYSDKIFNVEKNAFGITQMGFGLFDDAGVLRLNFGKGMEKIGFGWEKWKVNPAKQKNPFSANPIVIPSRIASTATWLNDNTLQINFKFVDQIHGDKLTVVFDENKVSIALLGSVAENTKNNPEKREKLIGTLA; encoded by the coding sequence ATGAAAACTTCTCGCCGTGATTTCATCAAAACCACAGGGCTTGGCTCTATTGGTTTGAGTATCTTACCTAATTTTTATTCTTTTGCCGAAACGCCCCAAAGTTTAGCCCGAAAGAGTCCTGAATCACAGGGTATATCTTCCGAAGGCATTCGAAACTTCTTAAAAGCTATCAAAGATTCTGGTCTTGAGTGGCACAGCTTTATGCTACTTCGACACGGAAACGTAGTAGCTGAAGGTTGGTGGAAACCATTTTCAGCTGCCAATAAACATACACTCTATTCGCTCTCAAAGAGTTTTACGAGTACAGCCATCGGTTTCCTTGTTACAGAAGGCAAGATTTCTGTAAATGACCAAGTCATTAAATTCTTTCCAGAAGAAACACCCGCATCGCCATCTGAAAACTTGAAAGCGATGAAAATCAAGCACTTACTTACGATGAATACCGGCCATCACACAGATTCGATGCCCGATATTCGGGCAAAGCCCGACCAAAGTTGGGTGAAGTCTTTTCTTGAAAAACCTGTGGAACACGAACCAAGCACTTTCTTTATGTACAATACAGGGGCAACCTACATGCTCGGTGCAATATTACATAAAGTAACTGGGCAAATCCTTGAAGAGTATCTTCAACCACGTTTGTTTGCTCCACTGAATATCAAAGGCTACGACTGGGAAAAATCGCCACAGGGCTTAAATACCGCAGGATATGGCTTACGAGTTAGTACGGAAGATATTGCTAAATTCGGACAGCTTTATTTGCAAAAAGGCAAATGGCAGGGCAAGCAATTATTACCCGAAAGTTGGATAAATGAAGCTACAAGCAAGCAAACTACTTCACAGGCGGGTGATAATGATTGGTCGCAGGGATATGGTTATCAATTTTGGCGTTGCAAGCCAGGTTTTTATCGTGGCGATGGTGCGTATGGACAATTTTGTATGGTAATGCCTGAGCAAGATGCAGTTTTGGTAATGACTTCTGAAAGTTGGAACCTACAAAAATCAATGGATACTGCTTATCAAACCATTTTGCCAGCAATTAAAAATACAACTTTACCAGAAAATCCTTCGGAGCTATCGGCTTTGAAAACAGAACTTGCGGAGTTATCACTTTCAGTACCAAAGGGTTCAACTAAATCTTCGTTGATGAGTAAATACAGCGATAAAATTTTTAATGTAGAAAAAAATGCGTTTGGTATCACCCAAATGGGTTTTGGCTTATTTGATGATGCAGGCGTTTTACGCTTGAATTTTGGTAAAGGAATGGAAAAAATTGGTTTCGGTTGGGAAAAGTGGAAAGTAAATCCTGCTAAACAGAAAAATCCATTTTCAGCCAATCCTATTGTGATTCCTTCACGAATTGCCAGCACCGCTACTTGGCTTAACGATAATACCTTACAAATAAACTTTAAGTTTGTTGACCAAATTCATGGCGATAAACTAACTGTAGTTTTTGATGAAAATAAAGTTTCAATAGCACTTTTGGGAAGTGTTGCCGAAAACACGAAGAACAATCCAGAGAAGAGAGAAAAGCTAATCGGAACTTTGGCTTGA
- a CDS encoding alpha-ketoacid dehydrogenase subunit alpha/beta, which produces MTNLLASVASTDVLLTKEEVLNDYRIACESREVSYIGRQDVFRGRAKFGVFGDGKELAQIAMSKVFRMGDFRSGYYRDQTFLAAVGGLTWQQFFAQLYAHTDTAHDPFTGGRSMNAHYGNKLLDEKGEWLDQTQMYNTICDVSSTAGQMPRAIGLAYASKLFRENPALHQFTKFSKKGNEVCFTTIGDASTSQGMFFESINAAGVLQIPIIFSVWDDGYGISVPIKYQTTKSSISEALAGFQRKENSNGIEIIVARAWNYVELIDAYQKAALYARDQHVPVLVHVVEVTQPQGHSTSGSHERYKSKERLKFEQEFDCNTLFKKWILENGYATTEEISEIEANAKDVAKKSRNAAWSAYRDSLKPEYDSALAILKKATTESKNAKAISNIREGLEKTENAARRDVIAAVKKAIRTMRFEENTAKKELSKWLNDVAPENYKRFNSHLLSEFPSSPMFVKSVAPQYTEESQFVDGREIINTYFDKLLERDPRVFAIGEDVGKIGDVNQGFAGLQEKYGEIRVTDAGIRETTIIGQGIGAAMRGLRPIVEIQYFDYIYYALATLTDDLASLRYRTVGQQKAPLIVRTRGHRLEGIWHSGSPMSAMLGSLRGMHVLVPRNFVQAAGFYNTILKGDDPALIIECLNGYRIKEKLPTNLDEICLPLGVPEVLKQGTDLTIVTYGSMCRIVMEAAQQLEEVGINVEVIDVQSLLPFDVHHSITESIKKTNRVIFADEDVPGGASAFMMQEVVDKQGAYRWLDSAPKAVSAQAHRPAYASDGDYFSKPNAETIFDAAYEIMHEAKPTLFPKLY; this is translated from the coding sequence ATGACAAACCTACTTGCCTCAGTTGCCTCTACCGATGTTCTTTTAACGAAAGAAGAAGTACTCAATGATTATAGAATAGCTTGTGAAAGCCGTGAAGTAAGTTACATTGGCCGACAGGACGTTTTCAGGGGTAGAGCCAAATTTGGTGTCTTTGGAGATGGAAAAGAATTGGCTCAAATTGCTATGTCGAAAGTTTTTCGTATGGGTGATTTCCGCTCGGGATATTACCGTGACCAAACATTTTTGGCCGCTGTTGGTGGGCTTACTTGGCAACAGTTTTTTGCTCAATTATACGCACACACTGATACTGCCCACGACCCATTTACAGGTGGCCGCTCAATGAACGCCCACTACGGCAATAAATTATTGGATGAAAAAGGCGAATGGCTAGACCAAACCCAGATGTATAATACCATTTGCGATGTTTCGTCAACGGCGGGCCAAATGCCACGTGCGATTGGATTGGCCTATGCTTCAAAATTGTTTAGAGAGAATCCTGCTTTACACCAATTTACAAAATTTTCGAAAAAAGGAAATGAAGTATGTTTTACCACCATTGGTGATGCCTCTACTTCACAAGGTATGTTTTTCGAATCTATCAATGCGGCTGGTGTCTTGCAAATTCCCATCATATTTTCGGTTTGGGACGATGGCTATGGTATCTCTGTTCCGATAAAATATCAAACCACCAAATCGAGTATTTCGGAAGCTTTGGCGGGTTTCCAACGCAAAGAAAATTCTAATGGCATTGAAATAATTGTTGCTCGTGCATGGAATTATGTAGAGCTAATTGATGCCTACCAAAAAGCAGCCCTTTATGCCCGCGACCAACACGTGCCTGTACTCGTACACGTAGTTGAAGTAACTCAACCACAAGGACACTCTACATCTGGTTCGCATGAGCGTTACAAATCAAAAGAACGTTTAAAATTTGAACAAGAATTTGATTGTAATACACTTTTCAAAAAATGGATTTTGGAAAATGGATACGCCACAACAGAAGAAATCAGCGAAATAGAAGCCAATGCCAAAGATGTAGCAAAAAAATCACGCAATGCTGCTTGGAGTGCCTACCGTGACTCACTAAAGCCAGAGTATGACTCAGCCTTAGCGATACTCAAAAAAGCAACCACCGAAAGCAAAAATGCCAAGGCTATTTCGAACATAAGAGAGGGGCTCGAAAAAACTGAAAATGCAGCCAGACGCGATGTAATCGCTGCTGTAAAAAAAGCCATCAGAACCATGCGTTTTGAAGAGAATACGGCAAAAAAAGAACTAAGCAAATGGCTCAATGATGTAGCTCCCGAAAACTACAAACGTTTTAATTCTCATTTGCTGAGTGAGTTCCCATCTTCACCAATGTTTGTCAAATCAGTAGCACCTCAATATACTGAAGAAAGTCAATTTGTTGATGGTCGTGAAATTATCAATACCTATTTCGATAAATTATTAGAGCGAGACCCACGAGTATTTGCCATTGGAGAAGATGTTGGAAAAATCGGCGATGTAAATCAAGGTTTTGCGGGGCTTCAAGAAAAATACGGAGAAATTAGAGTTACCGATGCCGGGATTCGTGAAACAACCATTATTGGGCAAGGCATTGGAGCCGCGATGCGTGGCTTACGTCCGATTGTAGAGATTCAATACTTCGATTATATTTATTACGCCTTAGCAACCTTAACCGACGATTTAGCCTCGCTACGCTACCGTACGGTTGGACAACAGAAGGCACCACTCATAGTTCGTACACGTGGCCACCGTCTTGAAGGAATTTGGCACTCAGGTTCACCAATGTCAGCCATGTTAGGTTCTTTGCGTGGTATGCATGTGTTAGTGCCAAGAAATTTCGTACAAGCCGCAGGTTTTTATAATACAATTCTTAAAGGCGATGACCCCGCTCTTATTATTGAATGTTTGAATGGCTATCGAATAAAAGAAAAGTTACCGACTAACCTCGATGAAATTTGTCTGCCTTTAGGCGTTCCCGAAGTTTTAAAACAAGGTACTGACCTCACAATCGTTACATATGGTTCGATGTGCAGAATTGTCATGGAAGCAGCCCAGCAGTTAGAAGAGGTTGGAATTAATGTAGAAGTGATAGATGTACAATCGCTATTACCTTTTGATGTGCATCATTCAATTACTGAGTCTATCAAAAAAACCAATCGTGTCATCTTTGCCGACGAAGATGTTCCGGGGGGAGCATCAGCATTTATGATGCAAGAAGTGGTTGATAAACAGGGAGCCTATCGCTGGTTAGACTCTGCTCCTAAAGCAGTTTCGGCACAAGCCCATAGACCAGCGTATGCATCTGATGGTGATTATTTTTCAAAGCCAAATGCTGAAACCATCTTCGATGCTGCCTACGAAATCATGCACGAAGCCAAGCCAACATTATTCCCGAAACTATATTAA
- a CDS encoding type III pantothenate kinase gives MTQNPAPITQNPSLLLVIDVGNTDATFGLFDGEKLLHNFRIKSLKDENYVYFEYRFRQYFLENNLRFSDITKVVLSSVVPPLTPVFKSLIINLFGIEPIVVNAHIFPALSVSIDNPDEIGSDLVANAVAAFTKYQRNCVVVDFGTALTFTIVSAEGKVLGVSIAPGLRTAVKALFSNTAQLPEVPLELPNSVLGKNSVHAIQAGILWGYEGLVKNMIHKIRAELGGDCIAIATGGLSSIISTLKEEFVEVNRELTLEGLRIIGEESH, from the coding sequence TTGACTCAAAACCCAGCACCCATTACGCAAAACCCATCCTTATTACTAGTCATTGACGTTGGTAATACAGATGCCACATTTGGCCTTTTCGATGGCGAAAAACTTTTGCATAATTTTAGAATTAAATCATTAAAAGACGAAAACTACGTGTATTTTGAATACCGTTTTCGTCAGTATTTTCTTGAAAACAACCTTCGTTTTTCTGATATTACGAAAGTGGTATTAAGTAGTGTAGTTCCACCGCTTACACCTGTTTTCAAGTCGTTGATTATTAATCTTTTTGGCATTGAGCCAATTGTTGTCAATGCTCATATCTTCCCTGCTTTATCGGTTTCTATTGATAACCCTGACGAAATCGGTAGTGATTTAGTGGCGAATGCAGTAGCGGCCTTTACCAAATACCAACGCAACTGCGTAGTAGTAGATTTCGGTACTGCTCTTACATTTACGATTGTATCGGCAGAAGGAAAAGTTTTGGGTGTATCAATTGCTCCGGGTTTACGCACAGCCGTAAAGGCCTTGTTTTCGAATACAGCCCAATTACCCGAAGTACCTTTGGAATTACCGAATTCGGTGCTTGGGAAGAACTCTGTTCACGCCATTCAAGCTGGAATTTTGTGGGGTTATGAGGGTTTGGTAAAAAATATGATTCATAAAATAAGAGCCGAACTCGGAGGCGACTGCATTGCCATCGCCACAGGTGGACTTTCTTCGATTATTTCGACTTTAAAAGAAGAGTTCGTAGAAGTTAACAGAGAATTAACTTTGGAAGGGTTAAGAATTATTGGGGAAGAATCACATTGA
- a CDS encoding LuxR C-terminal-related transcriptional regulator — MHREIENILRKLYETIERFYPDDVKIDDKKYLEKSGLINLLNNQQGNLSFLIDVRHLRVVQASGNILKYTGYSEEEFSEGILMKFLTMFEKEHHLFMSTIINWVLNIEKNLDFVYKTRQFISAWGMKLRDKENRLMRWYINIIPVEFNVEKYPTVVILSIQDVTHLVKGDEYCIRGSFGMQEKKVFVYYSGEKRTLEHDIVSEREREVLQYIAQGLDTKHIATEMKISPNTVDNHRRNMLARTGTRDTTALIQICRMVGVL; from the coding sequence GTGCATAGGGAAATAGAAAATATTTTAAGAAAACTCTACGAAACCATAGAGCGATTTTATCCTGATGATGTAAAGATAGATGATAAAAAGTATCTTGAAAAGTCAGGGCTTATCAACTTGTTGAATAACCAACAAGGGAATCTCTCTTTTTTAATAGATGTCAGACACTTAAGGGTAGTTCAAGCAAGCGGAAACATATTGAAGTACACAGGTTACAGTGAAGAAGAATTCTCAGAGGGTATTCTTATGAAGTTTCTGACAATGTTTGAGAAAGAGCATCATTTATTCATGAGCACAATTATAAATTGGGTATTGAATATTGAAAAAAACTTAGATTTTGTATATAAAACTCGGCAATTCATCAGTGCATGGGGAATGAAACTGCGTGATAAAGAGAACCGTCTCATGCGTTGGTATATCAATATAATTCCAGTTGAATTTAATGTAGAGAAATATCCAACGGTGGTTATTCTTTCTATTCAAGATGTAACACATTTGGTAAAAGGAGATGAATATTGTATTAGAGGTTCATTTGGTATGCAAGAAAAAAAAGTTTTTGTTTACTATTCAGGAGAAAAAAGAACATTAGAACATGATATTGTTTCGGAGCGAGAGCGAGAAGTGCTTCAATACATTGCACAAGGTTTAGATACTAAACACATTGCAACCGAAATGAAAATTAGCCCAAATACAGTAGATAATCATCGTAGAAATATGCTTGCCCGTACGGGTACGAGAGATACAACTGCATTGATACAAATATGTAGAATGGTTGGTGTTCTATAA
- a CDS encoding Crp/Fnr family transcriptional regulator gives MGIKAIERVKLWAITKENIQNIYMTVPQMERVSRLVIEQHLITYEKFLLLIRYCSSEEKLTWFEETFPTLTNRIPQKYIASYLNIRPETLSRVRSKRAER, from the coding sequence ATGGGAATTAAAGCGATTGAGCGAGTAAAACTTTGGGCTATAACTAAGGAAAACATTCAAAATATCTACATGACAGTACCTCAAATGGAGCGAGTGAGTAGGCTCGTAATCGAACAGCACCTAATTACTTACGAAAAATTTCTATTATTGATTAGGTATTGTAGTTCTGAAGAAAAACTAACTTGGTTTGAGGAAACTTTTCCTACACTAACCAACCGCATACCTCAGAAATACATTGCCTCATACTTAAATATTCGCCCTGAAACTCTTAGTAGAGTGCGTTCTAAAAGAGCTGAGCGTTAA
- a CDS encoding S8 family peptidase, with protein MKKILFSILISSFLLQTNAQELKTKLNWFNLDFEKDGIRGMSVERAYNELLKDKKSKPVVVAIIDGGTDVNHEDLKDKLWVNSKEIAGNGKDDDKNGFVDDINGWDFIGGKDGTDVHHEQVEMTRMLKAMKDKFGDKPSKKLIRKNKEEYELYQALQKEFDEKKAESEQYAPFYKQLYNNYVESEKVIKEYLKVDNLTQAAIKGIDESQADRKVRAAKKTLEKFIELGATGADIKEAVEHFESELKYNYNLDFNARKVIGDNPKKLEYGEYGNNEVTGPDAMHGTHVAGIVGANRNNNLGIMGVCNDVQLMIVRTVPDGDERDKDVANAIRYAADNGAEIINMSFGKKYSPEKKWVDDAVKYAQSKGVLLVAAAGNDNLDTDVDVHYPTDTYENGSVAENWISVGALSWKADADAVATFSNFGKKSVDVFAPGVDIYSTVPGSKYEEKSGTSMAAPATTGVAALLKSYFPNLTAAQIKKIILDSSIKLSDMRVKKPGSEELVMFDDLSATGGVVNAYNAVKMAMEMK; from the coding sequence ATGAAAAAAATCCTTTTTTCGATTTTAATATCCTCGTTTCTTCTTCAAACAAACGCCCAAGAACTAAAAACAAAACTAAACTGGTTTAACCTTGATTTTGAGAAAGACGGTATTCGTGGAATGAGCGTTGAGCGTGCTTACAATGAGCTTTTGAAAGATAAAAAATCTAAACCAGTTGTAGTAGCCATTATTGATGGCGGTACTGATGTAAACCACGAAGATTTGAAAGATAAACTTTGGGTAAACAGCAAAGAGATTGCTGGAAATGGTAAAGATGATGACAAAAACGGATTTGTGGATGATATAAACGGTTGGGATTTTATCGGAGGAAAAGATGGTACAGATGTGCACCATGAGCAAGTCGAAATGACTCGTATGTTGAAAGCAATGAAAGATAAATTCGGTGATAAACCTTCAAAAAAGCTTATCCGTAAAAACAAAGAGGAGTACGAGTTGTATCAAGCATTACAGAAAGAATTTGATGAGAAAAAGGCTGAAAGCGAACAATATGCTCCTTTCTACAAACAACTATACAACAACTACGTAGAATCGGAAAAAGTAATAAAAGAATATTTGAAAGTAGATAACCTTACTCAAGCGGCCATCAAAGGTATTGATGAAAGCCAAGCCGACCGTAAGGTAAGAGCGGCAAAAAAAACACTCGAAAAGTTTATTGAATTAGGGGCAACAGGTGCTGATATTAAAGAAGCAGTTGAACATTTTGAGAGCGAGTTGAAATACAACTACAACCTTGATTTTAATGCTCGCAAAGTAATAGGCGATAATCCTAAAAAGCTCGAATACGGCGAATATGGCAATAATGAAGTTACTGGGCCAGATGCCATGCACGGTACGCACGTAGCGGGTATTGTTGGAGCAAATCGCAATAACAATTTGGGTATTATGGGCGTGTGCAACGATGTACAATTGATGATTGTTCGCACAGTGCCAGATGGCGATGAGCGTGATAAAGACGTAGCCAATGCCATTCGCTATGCTGCTGATAATGGTGCTGAAATTATCAATATGAGTTTTGGTAAGAAATACTCTCCAGAAAAAAAATGGGTTGATGATGCCGTAAAATATGCTCAATCGAAGGGAGTTTTATTAGTAGCAGCCGCTGGAAATGATAATTTAGATACCGATGTTGATGTACATTATCCAACCGATACTTACGAAAATGGGAGTGTTGCTGAAAACTGGATTTCGGTAGGTGCTTTATCGTGGAAAGCAGATGCCGATGCGGTGGCAACTTTCAGTAACTTTGGTAAGAAAAGCGTAGATGTTTTTGCTCCGGGGGTAGATATTTATTCAACAGTACCGGGTTCTAAATACGAAGAGAAAAGTGGTACAAGTATGGCAGCTCCAGCTACAACTGGGGTAGCAGCTTTATTGAAATCATATTTTCCTAATCTTACGGCTGCTCAAATCAAGAAAATTATTTTAGATTCTTCAATAAAATTATCGGATATGAGAGTGAAAAAGCCAGGTAGCGAAGAATTAGTGATGTTTGACGACTTATCGGCCACGGGTGGAGTTGTAAATGCCTATAATGCCGTGAAAATGGCTATGGAAATGAAATAA
- the nadC gene encoding carboxylating nicotinate-nucleotide diphosphorylase yields MKLDKRAINKFIKAALAEDVGDGDHTSLSTVPTDAIGKAKLLVKDEGILAGVELAKMIFKIVDKDLKVQVLIKDGKPVKYGDIAFYVEGRDRSILTAERLVLNCMQRMSGIATTTSQVVKLLKGTKTKVLDTRKTTPCFRMIEKWGVQIGGGVNHRFGLFDMILIKDNHVDYAGGIKNALNAAHQYLKSTGKDLPIEIEVRNLTELQEALEIGGVVRIMLDNFSFENIREAIKIVDGRFPLEASGNISPKNVKEYADCGVDYVSMGYLTHSAKSLDLSLKAVK; encoded by the coding sequence ATGAAATTAGATAAAAGAGCAATCAATAAATTTATTAAAGCCGCTCTTGCCGAAGACGTTGGCGATGGCGACCACACTTCTCTTTCAACGGTACCAACCGATGCCATTGGTAAAGCAAAACTATTGGTAAAAGATGAGGGTATTTTGGCAGGTGTTGAGTTAGCCAAGATGATTTTTAAGATTGTTGATAAAGACCTCAAAGTACAGGTTCTAATTAAAGATGGAAAACCTGTAAAATACGGTGATATTGCCTTTTATGTAGAGGGTCGTGACCGCTCGATTCTTACCGCCGAAAGATTGGTTTTAAACTGTATGCAACGCATGAGCGGAATAGCTACTACAACCAGCCAAGTGGTTAAACTACTCAAAGGAACAAAAACCAAGGTTTTGGATACCCGTAAAACCACGCCTTGTTTCAGAATGATTGAAAAATGGGGCGTGCAGATTGGCGGCGGAGTAAACCACCGCTTTGGCTTGTTTGACATGATTTTGATTAAAGATAACCACGTAGATTATGCCGGAGGCATAAAGAATGCCTTAAATGCGGCCCATCAATACTTAAAATCTACTGGAAAAGATTTACCAATCGAAATTGAAGTGCGAAACCTTACCGAACTCCAAGAGGCACTCGAAATAGGCGGCGTAGTACGAATTATGCTCGATAACTTTAGTTTTGAGAATATCAGAGAAGCTATCAAAATCGTAGATGGACGATTCCCATTGGAAGCTTCTGGCAATATTTCGCCAAAAAATGTAAAAGAATATGCCGATTGTGGCGTTGACTATGTTTCAATGGGCTATCTAACTCACTCAGCTAAAAGCCTTGATTTAAGCTTGAAAGCCGTAAAATAG